In a genomic window of Colias croceus chromosome 20, ilColCroc2.1:
- the LOC123701041 gene encoding uncharacterized protein LOC123701041 — protein MNAALLGRIPQEGTGTCGAGESLPQRLRCGRDSPALSISPKIGILGVEISSDVQFRSHLEAKAKLASKKLGVLSRSRQYFKPAHRLQLYKAQVRPHMEYCSHLWAGAPQYQLLPLDRIQRRAARIVDDRRLSDRLDPL, from the coding sequence ATGAACGCGGCATTATTAGGCAGAATACCCCAGGAGGGTACCGGCACCTGCGGTGCAGGAGAATCCCTCCCGCAGCGCCTGCGCTGCGGGAGGGATTCTCCTGCACTTAGTATATCGCCGAAAATCGGAATCCTCGGAGTTGAAATCTCGAGTGACGTTCAATTCCGCAGTCATTTGGAAGCGAAGGCTAAATTAGCCTCGAAAAAGCTTGGTGTGCTCAGCAGATCGAGACAGTACTTCAAGCCGGCCCACCGACTTCAGCTGTACAAGGCTCAGGTGCGACCGCATATGGAGTACTGTTCTCATCTCTGGGCCGGAGCCCCACAGTATCAACTCCTTCCTCTTGACCGCATCCAACGTCGAGCAGCTCGAATTGTCGATGACCGTAGGCTTTCCGATAGGCTCGATCCTCT
- the LOC123700785 gene encoding SAFB-like transcription modulator yields the protein MSDRKKSLEELRVIDLRAELEKRNLDKSGIRSVLIQRLSKHLQEQGHDPATYKFDLSGSDTKTPTKRTRRTESSIEPENEDSPAMEDMIVQDTAGEDEEPEQSEVSQNDDGPQVKEEIMEVEESEKINRKRESKDEPETTQAKKPCLDPTIEDETDKQEEDHKGENNTDAEDSINLDLGEDELLNEETDNTSKIKKDDAVLDDSTAAGDTETTANEDAVPDDAPSTENQQVTSEAAATSNDDGDNNEKDQKDDKDKDGETDKKEKKDETKEGGARNLWVSGLSGDTRAKDLKQLCSKHGKVIGAKVVTNARTPGSRCYGYVTMASPQDAENCIKNLHRTELHGRMISVEKAKSESESSSRRQASAVRPERRPSKEHKEEPKENDENQESVEKPGEPKPKKDGDVSGAESTRSTSRTREKSHRSEKDGKARRSTRSRERRRSPKEVLSFSKIWKERDVARARERSRAAREEERRRRAAEDALRERERRQREEKRRLAIEREKLRAEREKIEREKNELLRLERERHRLEREKLELERLELKREQLRLEEERRKRGYEGSYRKAGSPPEPAYERDARHKRAPPPPLASRGSQFEAPPPPRFDMSASYERAADKRDRDRDYKRDYPRHVSSGNMKYPSNGTTNDDTRQPMPPGTRPKEPSRTYESRDARQYRPSPPSKPEARNWSASTRYPDAAAPTKGSASSDQAWSGSGEARYGSYEARYPPAYQPPPPGAAYPDRYPQPRDYARKY from the exons ATGTCGGACCGAAAAAAATCATTAGAAGAACTCAGAGTTATAGATTTACGCGCGGAGTTAGAGAAGCGTAACCTAGATAAAAGCGGCATACGCAGCGTGTTAATCCAGCGGCTATCcaag CATTTACAAGAACAAGGGCATGATCCTGCAACTTACAAGTTTGATTTGAGTGGCAGTGATACGAAAACTCCAACCAAAAGGACTAGACGTACCGAAAGTTCTATAGAGCCTGAGAACGAAGACTCTCCGGCAATGGAAGACATGATAGTTCAAGACACAGCCGGGGAAGATGAGGAACCAGAACAATCTGAAGTTTCTCAAAATGACGACGGCCCACAAGTAAAGGAAGAAATTATGGAGGTAGAAGAAAGTGAGAAGATAAACCGAAAGCGGGAAAGTAAGGACGAGCCTGAGACAACGCAGGCTAAGAAACCGTGCTTGGACCCAACTATAGAGGATGAAACTGACAAGCAGGAAGAAGATCACAAAGGTGAAAATAATACAGATGCAGAAGACAGCATTAATTTAGACCTAGGTGAAGATGAACTCCTTAATGAAGAG actGATAACACTTCTAAAATCAAGAAAG ATGATGCGGTTCTGGACGACTCTACAGCAGCTGGAGACACCGAGACTACAGCAAATGAAGATGCCGTTCCTGACGATGCACCTTCAACTGAAAATCAACAAGTAACCTCCGAAGCAGCAGCCACTAG CAATGATGACGGTGACAATAACGAAAAAGATCAAAAAG atGATAAAGACAAAGATGGGGAAACtgataaaaaagaaaagaaagatgAAACAAAAGAAGGTGGTGCTCGGAATTTATGGGTCAGTGGTTTGTCAGGGGACACTCGTGCTAAGGACTTGAAGCAATTATGCAGCAAACATGGAAAG GTAATTGGAGCAAAAGTAGTGACTAACGCCAGAACTCCAGGATCACGGTGCTATGGCTATGTGACCATGGCCAGTCCTCAAGATGCTGAGAACTGCATCAAAAATTTACATAGAACAG AGCTACATGGGCGCATGATATCTGTGGAGAAAGCTAAGTCCGAGTCTGAGTCGTCGTCGCGTCGTCAAGCGTCTGCCGTGCGACCGGAACGACGGCCTAGTAAAGAACATAAAGAGGAGCCTAAAGAAAATgat GAAAACCAAGAAAGTGTTGAAAAACCGGGTGAACCGAAACCGAAGAAAGATGGTGATGTGTCCGGCGCCGAGAGCACTCGATCAACATCACGCACTAGGGAAAAATCGCATCGATCTGAAAAG GATGGAAAAGCTAGGCGCAGTACAAGAAGTCGAGAACGAAGACGGTCGCCTAAAGAAGTACTGTCGTTTTCCAAAATATGG AAGGAGCGCGACGTGGCGCGCGCCCGCGAGCGGTCGCGTGCGGCGCGCGAGGAGGAGCGGCGGCGCCGCGCGGCCGAGGACGCGCTGCGGGAGCGGGAGCGGCGGCAGCGGGAGGAGAAGCGCCGCCTCGCTATCGAGCGGGAGAAGCTGCGCGCCGAGAG ggaAAAAATCGAACGTGAAAAGAATGAATTGTTGCGGCTTGAACGTGAGCGTCACAGGCTGGAGAGGGAGAAATTGGAGCTGGAGAGATTGGAACTCAAGAGGGAACAATTAAG GTTAGAGGAAGAGCGTCGCAAACGCGGCTACGAAGGCAGCTACCGCAAGGCGGGCTCCCCGCCCGAGCCCGCGTACGAGCGGGACGCACGGCACAAACGGGCACCACCGCCGCCATtg GCGTCCCGCGGCAGTCAGTTCGaggcgccgccgccgccgcgcttCGACATGTCGGCGAGCTACGAGCGCGCCGCCGACAAGCGGGACCGCGACCGCGACTACAAGCGCGACTATCCGAGACACGTGTCCT CTGGTAACATGAAATACCCCAGCAATGGCACAACCAATGACGATACAAGGCAACCGATGCCACCAGGGACAAGGCCAAAGGAACCAAG CCGCACATACGAGTCCCGCGACGCGCGCCAGTACCGGCCGTCGCCGCCGAGCAAGCCGGAGGCGCGCAACTGGAGCGCCTCCACCAGGTATCCAGACGCGGCCGCACCCACTAAAG GTAGCGCAAGCAGCGATCAGGCGTGGTCGGGCAGCGGTGAAGCGCGCTACGGCTCGTACGAAGCTCGCTACCCGCCCGCCTACCAGCCGCCGCCACCCGGCGCCGCTTACCCCGACCGCTACCCGCAGCCGAGGGACTACGCGCGCAAGTACTAG
- the LOC123700813 gene encoding coiled-coil domain-containing protein 115 has product MVFDSESLSDMESTNDLLDKMTLRQLHLMEEKMSREVNIETSLNNGCFHLAKSRYIMGQTSVSKERLPTEASTEFSASTQCETVDEDNSKQFKIIENHSNTVNPMHWFGVLVPQNLHKAKSIFQNTLNFVVECANIQIQLLENSNNITLLKSYKEAVKST; this is encoded by the exons atggtttTTG ATTCAGAATCTTTAAGTGATATGGAATCAACAAATGACTTGTTAGATAAAATGACTTTGCGTCAGTTACATTTAATGGAAGAGAAGATGAGTAGGGAAGTGAATATTGAAACCAGTTTAAATAATGGCTGTTTTCATTTAGCAAAATCACGATATATTATGGGACAGACGTCTGTAAGCAAGGAGAGACTTCCTACAGAAGCGAGTACGGAATTTTCAGCATCAACACAGTGTGAAACTGTTGACGAAGataattcaaaacaatttaaaattattgaaaatcatTCCAATACTGTGAATCCAATGCATTGGTTTGGTGTTTTAGTTCctcaaaatttacataaagcAAAAAGCATTTTTCAAAATACCCTTAATTTTGTTGTGGAATGTGCTAACATTCAAATACAGTTATTAGAGAATTCAAACAATATAACGCTTTTGAAGAGTTATAAGGAAGCTGTTAAGTCAACTTAG